One genomic region from Bacillus sp. SLBN-46 encodes:
- a CDS encoding LL-diaminopimelate aminotransferase, translating to MNLIASEKLQKMSASIFQEVANRKKEAIKRGKDVIDLSVGSPDFPPPSFVVDSLVEAAKDTSRYGYTLTGIPEFHEAVSYFYKQRYEVELNPENEVLQLMGSQDGLAHLATALINPGDYVLVPDPGYPIYEASVNIAGGIIYPLPLLAENKFQPKLDEIPLEVLQKTKMMIISYPGNPVTALADISFFEEVVAFAKKHEILIVHDFAYSELIFDDHPQLSFMSIPGAKEVGIEFNSLSKTFNMAGCRIGYVVGNRQAIEILASFKSHIDYGIFYPIQKAAVTALTSDFHFLREQAKEYEIRRDALISGLKKSGWQVEKSPATMFVWAKIPAGWTSREFAFELIDQAGVAVIPGDAFGKLGEGYVRIAMVQPPEQLSIAAERIHQFLMKQAITS from the coding sequence ATGAATCTCATAGCATCGGAAAAACTGCAAAAAATGTCAGCAAGTATTTTTCAAGAAGTAGCGAATCGTAAAAAGGAAGCCATAAAAAGAGGAAAAGATGTCATTGATTTAAGTGTAGGGTCTCCCGATTTCCCTCCACCGTCTTTTGTGGTGGATTCATTAGTGGAAGCTGCAAAGGACACAAGTCGGTATGGATATACACTGACTGGGATACCTGAATTTCATGAAGCAGTTAGTTATTTTTATAAACAAAGGTATGAGGTTGAACTAAACCCAGAAAATGAAGTATTGCAGTTAATGGGGTCACAGGATGGATTGGCACACTTGGCGACAGCACTGATTAATCCCGGAGACTATGTTTTGGTTCCTGACCCTGGTTATCCCATTTATGAAGCAAGTGTAAATATTGCTGGTGGAATAATTTATCCATTACCGTTGTTAGCCGAAAATAAGTTTCAACCAAAGCTGGATGAAATCCCATTAGAAGTTCTTCAAAAAACAAAAATGATGATTATAAGTTATCCTGGGAATCCTGTTACTGCATTAGCAGATATTAGTTTTTTTGAAGAGGTAGTGGCTTTTGCTAAGAAGCATGAAATCTTGATTGTTCATGACTTTGCTTATTCTGAATTAATTTTTGACGATCATCCGCAGCTTAGTTTCATGTCAATACCAGGAGCAAAAGAGGTCGGAATTGAGTTCAATTCACTTTCCAAAACTTTTAATATGGCTGGTTGTCGAATCGGATACGTTGTCGGCAATAGACAAGCAATTGAGATTTTAGCTTCGTTTAAGTCTCATATTGATTACGGAATTTTTTATCCGATTCAAAAAGCAGCTGTAACGGCATTGACCTCCGACTTCCATTTCCTTCGAGAACAGGCGAAAGAATATGAGATTCGTCGGGATGCATTAATTTCTGGTCTAAAGAAAAGTGGATGGCAGGTGGAAAAGTCTCCTGCAACAATGTTTGTGTGGGCAAAAATCCCCGCTGGATGGACCTCTAGAGAATTTGCCTTTGAATTGATTGATCAAGCAGGTGTGGCTGTCATTCCAGGTGACGCATTTGGAAAGTTGGGGGAAGGATATGTACGAATAGCTATGGTACAGCCCCCAGAACAGTTATCGATAGCTGCAGAAAGAATCCATCAATTTCTAATGAAACAGGCAATAACATCCTAA
- a CDS encoding acyltransferase family protein gives MEKKRLFYLDHLRVVLTVLVLVHHTAITYGADGSWVYEDVEPTNGLSVTAIILTLFTAINQSFFMGLFFFLSGYFTPPSHNRKGTRLFLKDRLIRLGIPLIFYTFLIGPFIQYIVGFKNEYSFSEFYQNEILTLHSINIGPLWFVEALLIFSIFYVACCKLFIRISQDSKVFPSNRKLFFTAISLGVAAFLIRLGWPTGVGILGLQFGYFPSYILLFIAGTTAYQHNWLDQISVKTIKLWAMISVITIPILPIALIATGALEGNMHVSGGWGFQSFVYAMWEPLVCIGICLWLLSMFKTRHNVTKKMWRTLSGSAYTLYIIHPLVLVSISLYLHQFDLPALLKFLIVAVTGPVIGFVLSAWICKIPGIKRIL, from the coding sequence ATGGAAAAAAAGAGATTATTCTATTTAGACCATTTACGTGTCGTACTAACCGTTTTGGTCTTGGTTCATCACACAGCAATAACATATGGGGCAGATGGGTCATGGGTTTATGAAGATGTCGAACCAACCAATGGTTTAAGTGTGACCGCAATTATTTTGACTCTTTTTACGGCTATTAATCAATCATTCTTTATGGGGTTATTTTTCTTTCTATCTGGATACTTTACTCCGCCATCTCATAACCGGAAGGGCACAAGATTATTCTTAAAAGACCGTTTAATTCGCTTAGGGATACCATTAATTTTTTATACCTTTCTAATAGGACCATTTATCCAATATATAGTAGGATTTAAGAATGAATATTCCTTTAGTGAATTCTATCAAAATGAGATCCTTACCTTGCATAGCATTAACATTGGTCCATTATGGTTTGTAGAAGCTTTATTAATTTTTTCTATCTTCTATGTAGCTTGTTGTAAGCTCTTTATAAGAATCTCACAAGATTCAAAGGTTTTTCCTTCAAATAGAAAATTGTTTTTTACGGCAATTAGCTTAGGTGTAGCAGCATTTTTAATTCGCTTAGGTTGGCCAACAGGAGTGGGAATTCTAGGTTTACAGTTTGGTTATTTTCCTTCGTATATCTTACTATTTATCGCCGGTACAACAGCGTATCAGCATAATTGGTTAGATCAGATAAGTGTGAAAACAATAAAACTTTGGGCCATGATTTCAGTCATTACCATACCTATTTTACCAATTGCACTTATAGCGACAGGTGCTTTAGAGGGGAATATGCATGTTTCAGGGGGATGGGGATTTCAGTCTTTTGTTTATGCGATGTGGGAGCCATTAGTTTGCATAGGTATTTGTTTATGGCTGCTTTCAATGTTTAAAACAAGGCATAATGTAACAAAGAAGATGTGGAGAACGTTATCTGGATCAGCTTATACCCTGTATATCATCCATCCTCTTGTTCTAGTTAGTATTAGTTTATATTTACACCAATTTGATTTACCGGCCCTATTGAAGTTTTTAATCGTTGCAGTAACCGGACCCGTTATTGGATTTGTTTTATCAGCCTGGATATGCAAGATTCCAGGAATAAAAAGAATTCTATAG